Proteins encoded in a region of the Quercus lobata isolate SW786 chromosome 8, ValleyOak3.0 Primary Assembly, whole genome shotgun sequence genome:
- the LOC115955243 gene encoding staphylococcal-like nuclease CAN2 isoform X1 codes for MFVLRFLCGQWYNPTTDEDLESQGYQKVCRLSTLVTALAHDLFHFEITSQVPEGLSKHVVSSKKAQANWYRKLLEAWRAAKPPPKTPEEAARLVIETLKRHQKADVEGLLAFYGLPLPHTLVQLAAGAPTSLPEGVKYEFQTFPVDSSAIADGDGMTVYVSTTDPRESSCVPREVQEAVVQRSQARVEENYTKADAIHEKIIESGYRVLDVQNNEEILARMYRIRLRGIDAPENAMPYGKGAKEELTKIVQGKCLRVLVYGDDQYGRCVADIYCDGKFVQELMLKKGFAWHYATYDQRPELARWEKEARATRVGLWASSNPEKPWEWRRKNKKKGQKRIQRKDKSEGR; via the exons ATGTTCGTCTTAAGGTTCTTATGTGGGCAATGGTACAACCCCACAACAGATGAGGACTTGGAATCACAAGGATATCAAAAGGTGTGTCGGCTGTCAACGTTGGTTACTGCTCTAGCTCATGATCTCTTTCACTTCGAGATCACCTCCCAG gtCCCGGAAGGACTCAGCAAGCATGTTGTCTCGTCTAAGAAGGCTCAAGCTAATTG GTACAGAAAACTATTAGAGGCATGGAGAGCAGCAAAACCCCCTCCAAAAACACCTGAAGAAGCTGCTAGGCTTGTCATTGAGACACTGAAGAGACACCAAAAGGCAGATGTTGAG GGTTTATTGGCCTTCTATGGTCTTCCTCTTCCTCATACCCTAGTCCAACTTGCGGCCGGGGCCCCAACATCATTGCCTGAAGGAGTAAAGTATGAATTTCAGACATTTCCA GTTGATTCAAGTGCTATAGCAGATGGAGATGGGATGACAGTGTATGTCAGTACAACAGACCCAAGGGAGTCATCTTGTGTTCCTAGAGAAGTACAAGAAGCAGTTGTCCAAAGATCACAAGCGCGTGTTGAGGAAAATTATACAAAAGCAGATGCAATTcatgaaaaaattattgagtCCGGATATCG GGTACTCGATGTTCAGAACAATGAGGAAATCCTTGCTCGAATGTATCGAATTCGACTAAG GGGAATAGATGCACCAGAGAATGCAATGCCATATGGGAAAGGAGCAAAGGAGGAGCTGACAAAGATTGTGCAAGGAAAGTGCTTGCGAGTCCTTGTTTATGGGGATGATCAATATGGCCGCTGCGTAGCTGACATATATTGCGATGGCAAATTTGTTCAG GAATTAATGCTCAAGAAAGGTTTTGCATGGCACTATGCAACCTATGATCAACGCCCAGAACTTGCCAGA TGGGAAAAAGAGGCTCGAGCCACAAGAGTTGGCCTGTGGGCTTCATCGAATCCTGAGAAGCCATGGGAGTGGAGaaggaagaataagaagaaaggACAAAAGAGAATACAGAGAAAGGACAAAAGCGAAGGTAGATGA
- the LOC115955243 gene encoding staphylococcal-like nuclease CAN2 isoform X2: MFVLRFLCGQWYNPTTDEDLESQGYQKVCRLSTLVTALAHDLFHFEITSQVPEGLSKHVVSSKKAQANWYRKLLEAWRAAKPPPKTPEEAARLVIETLKRHQKADVEGLLAFYGLPLPHTLVQLAAGAPTSLPEGVKYEFQTFPVDSSAIADGDGMTVYVSTTDPRESSCVPREVQEAVVQRSQARVEENYTKADAIHEKIIESGYRGIDAPENAMPYGKGAKEELTKIVQGKCLRVLVYGDDQYGRCVADIYCDGKFVQELMLKKGFAWHYATYDQRPELARWEKEARATRVGLWASSNPEKPWEWRRKNKKKGQKRIQRKDKSEGR, from the exons ATGTTCGTCTTAAGGTTCTTATGTGGGCAATGGTACAACCCCACAACAGATGAGGACTTGGAATCACAAGGATATCAAAAGGTGTGTCGGCTGTCAACGTTGGTTACTGCTCTAGCTCATGATCTCTTTCACTTCGAGATCACCTCCCAG gtCCCGGAAGGACTCAGCAAGCATGTTGTCTCGTCTAAGAAGGCTCAAGCTAATTG GTACAGAAAACTATTAGAGGCATGGAGAGCAGCAAAACCCCCTCCAAAAACACCTGAAGAAGCTGCTAGGCTTGTCATTGAGACACTGAAGAGACACCAAAAGGCAGATGTTGAG GGTTTATTGGCCTTCTATGGTCTTCCTCTTCCTCATACCCTAGTCCAACTTGCGGCCGGGGCCCCAACATCATTGCCTGAAGGAGTAAAGTATGAATTTCAGACATTTCCA GTTGATTCAAGTGCTATAGCAGATGGAGATGGGATGACAGTGTATGTCAGTACAACAGACCCAAGGGAGTCATCTTGTGTTCCTAGAGAAGTACAAGAAGCAGTTGTCCAAAGATCACAAGCGCGTGTTGAGGAAAATTATACAAAAGCAGATGCAATTcatgaaaaaattattgagtCCGGATATCG GGGAATAGATGCACCAGAGAATGCAATGCCATATGGGAAAGGAGCAAAGGAGGAGCTGACAAAGATTGTGCAAGGAAAGTGCTTGCGAGTCCTTGTTTATGGGGATGATCAATATGGCCGCTGCGTAGCTGACATATATTGCGATGGCAAATTTGTTCAG GAATTAATGCTCAAGAAAGGTTTTGCATGGCACTATGCAACCTATGATCAACGCCCAGAACTTGCCAGA TGGGAAAAAGAGGCTCGAGCCACAAGAGTTGGCCTGTGGGCTTCATCGAATCCTGAGAAGCCATGGGAGTGGAGaaggaagaataagaagaaaggACAAAAGAGAATACAGAGAAAGGACAAAAGCGAAGGTAGATGA
- the LOC115955244 gene encoding uncharacterized protein LOC115955244: MGKSIPSTTKFQEFAKIIASDKLPRPKRAKPISRIRVSSPETAKPGAVRVDSERKKIMESSETQQNRLPLALVVSDCVKRWFQDTLKEAKAGDSAMQVLVGQMYSSGYGVPKDPHKGRGWISKASKSRVSVWNVSDKHPGYNASDSDSDESKGKAK, translated from the exons atgggaaaatcaATTCCTTCAACCACCAAGTTCCAGGAGTTCGCCAAAATTATCGCTTCGGATAAGCTCCCAAGGCCGAAACGCGCGAAACCCATATCGAGAATCCGAGTCTCGTCCCCGGAAACAGCGAAACCCGGGGCTGTCCGAGTCGACTCGGAGAGGAAGAAGATAATGGAGAGCTCTGAGACTCAGCAGAATCGGTTGCCACTGGCTCTGGTGGTATCGGACTGTGTAAAGCGGTGGTTCCAGGACACGCTCAAGGAGGCCAAGGCTGGTGATAGCGCCATGCAAGTCCTTGTGGGCCAGATGTACTCCAGTGGCTATGGTGTCCCCAAAGACCCTCATAAg GGACGCGGTTGGATTAGTAAAGCTTCAAAAAGCCGAGTTTCAGTTTGGAATGTAAGTGATAAACATCcag GTTACAATGCAAGTGACTCAGATTCGGATGAATCAAAGGGTAAAGCAAAATAA